Proteins encoded in a region of the Halostella limicola genome:
- a CDS encoding response regulator, translating to MTEDATVLVVDDEDKLADMYVLWLRNEYDVDTAYGAREAMNELDESVDVVLLDRRMPGVSGDRLLDELPEDRPFSVVMITAVEPDFDIVEMPFDDYLCKPVQHDDLTAAIDHQLLAQDRQEPLREYLVARSKLSVLETEMSPHQLSGHDAYEDLRATTERLEATLRRSIADFDDIVEDFLAIDRGA from the coding sequence ATGACCGAAGACGCCACCGTCCTCGTCGTGGACGACGAGGACAAGCTGGCGGACATGTACGTGCTCTGGCTCCGGAACGAGTACGACGTCGACACCGCATACGGGGCGCGCGAGGCGATGAACGAACTCGACGAGTCGGTCGACGTCGTCCTGCTGGACCGCCGGATGCCGGGCGTCTCCGGCGACCGCCTCCTCGACGAACTCCCCGAAGACCGGCCGTTCAGCGTGGTCATGATCACGGCGGTCGAGCCCGACTTCGACATCGTCGAGATGCCGTTCGACGACTACCTCTGCAAGCCCGTCCAGCACGACGACCTGACGGCCGCCATCGACCACCAGCTACTCGCCCAGGACCGGCAGGAACCGCTGCGGGAGTACCTGGTCGCGCGCTCGAAGCTCTCCGTGCTCGAAACGGAGATGTCGCCTCACCAGCTGAGCGGCCACGACGCCTACGAGGACCTCCGCGCGACGACCGAGCGCCTGGAGGCGACGCTCCGGCGGTCGATCGCGGACTTCGACGACATCGTCGAGGACTTCCTCGCGATCGACCGGGGCGCGTAG
- a CDS encoding signal recognition particle protein Srp54, translating to MVLDDLGSSLRGTLDKLRGKSRISEEDVEEVVKEIQRSLLQADVDVSLVMDLSDSIKERSLEEEPPAGTTAREHVLRIVYEEMVDLVGESTELPLEEQTIMLAGLQGSGKTTTAAKMAWWFSKKGLKPAVIQTDTFRPGAYDQAQQMSERAEVDFYGDPDSDDPVEIAREGLEATEEADVRIVDTAGRHALEDDLIAEIEEIEDVVAPDRSLLVLDAAIGQGAKDQAQQFEESIGIDGVVITKLDGTAKGGGALTAVNETGSSIAFLGTGEEVQDVERFEPDGFISRLLGMGDLKQLTERVERAMQETQEEDEEWDPEDMLQGQFTLRDMKKQMDAMNRMGPLDQVMDMIPGFGGGIKDQLPDDAMDVTQERMRSFEVIMDSMTEDELENPRQIGQSRTERIARGSGQPEERVRELLQQHKMMERTIKQFQGMGQGDMDMQRMMKKMENQGGGGGGGGMGGNFPF from the coding sequence ATGGTACTCGACGATCTCGGGAGTTCGCTGCGGGGTACGCTCGACAAGCTCCGCGGCAAGTCCCGAATCAGCGAAGAGGACGTCGAGGAGGTCGTCAAGGAGATACAGCGCTCGCTCCTGCAGGCCGACGTCGACGTCTCCCTCGTGATGGACCTCTCGGACAGCATCAAGGAGCGCTCGCTGGAGGAGGAGCCCCCCGCCGGCACGACCGCGCGCGAGCACGTCCTCCGCATCGTCTACGAGGAGATGGTCGACCTCGTCGGCGAGAGCACCGAGCTCCCGCTCGAAGAGCAGACGATCATGCTCGCCGGTCTCCAGGGCTCGGGGAAGACGACCACCGCCGCCAAGATGGCGTGGTGGTTCTCGAAGAAGGGCCTCAAGCCCGCGGTCATCCAGACCGACACCTTCCGCCCCGGCGCGTACGACCAGGCCCAGCAGATGTCCGAGCGCGCGGAGGTCGACTTCTACGGCGACCCCGACAGCGACGACCCGGTCGAGATCGCCCGCGAGGGCCTCGAAGCGACCGAGGAGGCCGACGTCCGCATCGTCGACACCGCCGGTCGCCACGCGCTGGAGGACGACCTCATCGCCGAGATCGAGGAGATCGAGGACGTGGTCGCTCCCGACCGCTCGCTGCTCGTGCTCGACGCGGCCATCGGTCAGGGCGCGAAAGACCAGGCCCAGCAGTTCGAGGAGTCGATCGGCATCGACGGCGTCGTCATCACCAAGCTCGACGGGACGGCGAAGGGCGGCGGCGCGCTCACCGCCGTCAACGAGACGGGCTCCTCTATCGCCTTCCTCGGCACCGGCGAGGAGGTGCAGGACGTCGAGCGCTTCGAGCCCGACGGCTTCATCTCCCGCCTGCTCGGCATGGGCGACCTCAAGCAGCTCACCGAGCGCGTCGAGCGCGCGATGCAGGAGACCCAGGAGGAGGACGAGGAGTGGGACCCCGAGGACATGCTTCAGGGGCAGTTCACCCTCCGGGACATGAAAAAGCAGATGGACGCGATGAACCGGATGGGTCCGCTCGACCAGGTGATGGACATGATCCCGGGCTTCGGCGGCGGCATCAAGGACCAGCTCCCGGACGACGCCATGGACGTCACCCAGGAGCGCATGCGGAGCTTCGAGGTCATCATGGACTCGATGACCGAGGACGAACTGGAGAACCCCCGTCAGATCGGCCAGAGCCGCACCGAGCGCATCGCCCGCGGCAGCGGCCAGCCCGAGGAGCGCGTCCGCGAACTGCTCCAGCAGCACAAGATGATGGAGCGCACCATCAAGCAGTTCCAGGGCATGGGCCAGGGCGACATGGACATGCAGCGCATGATGAAGAAGATGGAGAACCAGGGCGGTGGCGGCGGTGGCGGCGGCATGGGCGGGAACTTCCCGTTCTAA